In Oceanotoga teriensis, the DNA window AGAATTAAATTTATGATTTTCTACTATTGATCTAAGTCTTTGAGCGAGATTAAAGGCTTTTTCTATGTCTATACAAGTGAGAATCATGAACTCTTCTCCACCCCATCTGAAGAAATAATCATCTTTTCTCAAATTGTTTTTTATTAAATTACTTAATTCTTTTAATACTTTATCTCCAGTATTATGTCCATAAGTATCATTTATAGCTTTAAAAAAGTCTATATCAAACATTATTAAAGAAAATATTTTTTCTGATTTCTTTTTTATTATTTTATTAAAATGTGTTCTATTGTAAATATTAGTTAATTCATCATGAATAGATAGTATTCTCAATTTACTGTTTATTTTTATTAAATATGATGTGTATGCAAAGAATGAAATTAAAATCATTATAAATAAAAAAATTTCTAATTTGATTCTATCTATCATTTCATTTATCAATTTGTTATCTGTATAGATTATTAAATATCCAAAATTTTTATTTTGAGTATTTTTTATATTTATCAAATTTATTATGTAATAATTTTTATCTTTTTTTGTTAAATAATTTTTGGATAAATCATCTTTATTTATTTCATGAATATTTTTTTCTATTATTGTGTTTAATTCATTTACAGTTATTATTAAATTACTTGTTTGAAAGTAATTTTTTGTATAAGAATCATAGAAAAAGTTTTCTAAAGAGAAGTATTTTTCATACAATTTAAATTTATAATTCGTCAATGTTTTTAAATTTTCTTTATTTATTATAAAAAATGCAAAACATTCATTTTGTTTCATGAATTCATTAGATATTTCTGTTAATGGGATACCAAATTCTAATACACCATAAAAATTTTCATTTTTTATTATGGGATAAATAAATCTATAACCATTAAAGGTTTTTCCACTTTCAAAACCCTTAAAAAAAATTTTATTGTCTATGGATTTACTTATTCCAAATCTTTCTGATTTTAAATTATCATCATAATCATTTAAAGAGTGCATTCTTAATATACTAGTGCCTTCTTTAGATATAAATTGTATGCTGTAAATTCCCAGTTTTTTTATTTCATCATAGAATGGAAGTACTTTTTCATATAAGTATAAACGATTTGAATTTAATAATTCTTCTTCTGATAAATTGTTTATTATTATATTCGATAGAAGTTCAGTTGTTTTTTCATAATTTTCTAATATTAATTTTTCTTGTTTTAAAAAATTATCTATCATTTCATCTTGAACGGCTTTTATATTATCCGTTTTTTTGATAATTCCTGTGAAAAGTATTATAGAAATAAATATAAATATTATTATAAAAATACAATACAGATAAATGTTATGATTATCTTTCATGAGAATCCCCCCTTTTATTTCGATAAAAAAAACCTCTTCAAATAAATGAAGAAGGCTATAATTTTTAAAAAATTTTTTAAACTTTATCATAATATTATCGGATTTATATTAGTTTATAATAATTTAAAAAACAAAATGTATAATAAATTATATGACTAATATGATGTTTTTGTATTAAAAAAATGTTAATTTATCTTTGAGAGGTGGGAGATTTATATTAAAGAAAAAATACAAGATATACCTATAAATGATGCTTTTATGATAGATGGAAAATGTCCTTTATGTTATATAAAGGATCAAATAGAAGAGCAAATTATTTCAAAAGTTTTGAGTAATGATATGCTTATAAGCGATGATTTTGTAGAAGATTTAAAAAAATATGGTTTTTGTAAAGAACATTT includes these proteins:
- a CDS encoding sensor domain-containing diguanylate cyclase; this encodes MKDNHNIYLYCIFIIIFIFISIILFTGIIKKTDNIKAVQDEMIDNFLKQEKLILENYEKTTELLSNIIINNLSEEELLNSNRLYLYEKVLPFYDEIKKLGIYSIQFISKEGTSILRMHSLNDYDDNLKSERFGISKSIDNKIFFKGFESGKTFNGYRFIYPIIKNENFYGVLEFGIPLTEISNEFMKQNECFAFFIINKENLKTLTNYKFKLYEKYFSLENFFYDSYTKNYFQTSNLIITVNELNTIIEKNIHEINKDDLSKNYLTKKDKNYYIINLINIKNTQNKNFGYLIIYTDNKLINEMIDRIKLEIFLFIMILISFFAYTSYLIKINSKLRILSIHDELTNIYNRTHFNKIIKKKSEKIFSLIMFDIDFFKAINDTYGHNTGDKVLKELSNLIKNNLRKDDYFFRWGGEEFMILTCIDIEKAFNLAQRLRSIVENHKFNSKIKLTLSFGVSSYNIDEPIEKLLIRVDNALYIAKKNGKNRVEKI